A single window of Nostoc sp. HK-01 DNA harbors:
- a CDS encoding ParB domain protein nuclease, which yields MTNFDKILEVAQKRQGQSQPLKLQDSTVLLEQIKNREQDTRPLNLKHIESLAESIAVLGLIEPLVLDNKARLLAGGHRLAAIQLLKEQQADKYLHHFPDNRIPIRMLPFDAESEPDLALQVEIAENEQRRDYTPNEVKAIAERLRTAGFIDVKGRPKKGQKPLMPALAVVIGKNLRTVQRYLEPNQNTEQEKSTTPVVLLKQASTKLKQWQKIEPKTPQEKALAKRLPELLNLIEDVLSNEK from the coding sequence ATGACTAATTTCGATAAAATTCTGGAAGTCGCCCAAAAACGGCAAGGGCAATCTCAACCACTAAAACTCCAAGACTCTACAGTTTTACTGGAGCAGATTAAAAACCGTGAGCAGGATACTAGACCTTTAAATCTAAAGCACATTGAGTCTTTGGCAGAGTCAATTGCTGTTTTAGGATTAATAGAACCATTGGTTTTAGATAATAAAGCTAGATTGCTGGCTGGAGGGCATCGATTAGCGGCAATTCAACTTTTAAAGGAACAGCAGGCAGATAAATATCTTCATCACTTCCCAGATAATCGCATTCCTATCAGAATGTTGCCATTTGATGCGGAGTCAGAACCAGATTTGGCACTGCAAGTAGAAATAGCAGAGAACGAACAGCGTAGAGACTATACGCCAAACGAAGTAAAAGCGATTGCCGAACGTCTACGCACTGCTGGATTTATTGATGTAAAGGGAAGACCCAAGAAAGGACAAAAGCCTTTAATGCCTGCTTTAGCGGTCGTAATAGGCAAAAACCTGCGTACAGTACAAAGATATCTTGAACCTAACCAAAATACTGAACAAGAGAAAAGTACGACACCTGTCGTACTTTTAAAGCAAGCGTCAACTAAGCTGAAACAGTGGCAAAAAATTGAGCCAAAAACACCACAAGAGAAAGCTTTAGCCAAGCGGCTGCCAGAACTCCTGAACTTGATTGAAGATGTTTTGAGTAATGAGAAGTAA
- a CDS encoding cobyrinic acid a,c-diamide synthase, with protein sequence MIITIASFKGGVGKSTTAIHLAAYLATKGKTVLADGDLNRSVLHWFERGKSPFDVYDHSEIDQADDFEHLVIDTPARPASDELKALALSSDLLIIPTHPSTFALEALIETVGELNELPPRRFKVLLTCVPPSPSRDGYKAKESLEKFGLPLFKTWIRRMAVYLKAENFGVPVYMVKDARASDAWSDYEAVGKEILS encoded by the coding sequence ATGATTATTACTATTGCATCATTTAAAGGGGGTGTAGGAAAATCTACCACAGCGATTCATCTCGCCGCCTACCTTGCTACTAAAGGAAAAACTGTACTAGCTGATGGTGATCTTAATCGCTCTGTGCTGCATTGGTTTGAGCGTGGTAAAAGTCCTTTCGATGTTTATGATCATAGCGAAATAGACCAAGCTGATGATTTTGAACATCTCGTGATTGACACTCCCGCCCGCCCTGCCAGTGATGAATTGAAAGCGTTAGCGTTATCTAGCGATCTACTGATCATTCCTACCCATCCCAGCACTTTCGCCTTAGAAGCGTTAATTGAAACTGTGGGAGAACTGAATGAATTACCCCCAAGGCGGTTTAAAGTTTTACTGACTTGTGTTCCTCCTTCTCCCAGCCGTGATGGATATAAAGCCAAAGAAAGTCTTGAAAAATTTGGCTTACCCTTGTTTAAAACTTGGATTAGAAGAATGGCGGTTTATCTGAAAGCTGAAAATTTTGGAGTTCCAGTTTATATGGTAAAAGATGCTCGTGCTTCTGATGCTTGGAGCGATTACGAGGCAGTGGGTAAGGAAATTCTCTCATGA